Proteins encoded in a region of the uncultured Paludibaculum sp. genome:
- a CDS encoding ISNCY family transposase, producing MMKLQEVLLKAMAKKITWWSAAEIIGVSDRTMRRWRERLEEHGYSGLADRRKGRPSDKRVPLAMAEEVLRLYQETYYDLNMRHFHEKLREQHGIQLSYTWVQKALQGAGLVAKRGRRAKHRRRREPRPLPGMLLHIDGSKHQWFSDERWYDLIVILDDATKEIYYAQLVEEESTRTVMAGLRHVIESKGLFCALYSDRGSHFFVTPKAGGKVDKGRLTQVGRAMKELGVQMIAAYSPQARGRSERSFGTWQGRLPQELRLAGITTAERANEFLAERYIGEFNEKFTVEAKETGTAFRKTTRADLNWVFTVQTERVVDRDNTVAIGDQSWQLEKSRFRHSLAKSTVTIHEHLDGTVSIRFGPHVVGRYTAEGARLRDTRQSRKEDCGKGGPEEAEENREAVSHGSHRPLEIPPSRDSHFPTAPTTTRKVRPKTRKPPSASRKGSSGAVN from the coding sequence ATGATGAAGCTACAAGAAGTGCTGCTGAAGGCCATGGCGAAGAAGATCACATGGTGGAGCGCGGCGGAGATCATCGGAGTGAGCGACCGAACGATGCGACGCTGGCGGGAGAGGCTGGAAGAGCACGGCTATTCGGGCTTGGCCGACCGGCGGAAAGGCAGGCCGAGTGACAAGAGGGTGCCCTTGGCGATGGCGGAGGAGGTGTTGCGGCTGTACCAGGAAACCTACTATGACCTGAACATGCGGCACTTTCACGAGAAGCTGCGCGAGCAACACGGCATCCAGCTGAGCTACACGTGGGTGCAGAAGGCGCTGCAGGGTGCGGGCTTGGTGGCCAAGCGGGGTAGGCGGGCCAAGCATCGGCGGAGACGGGAGCCTCGACCGCTGCCGGGGATGCTGCTGCACATCGACGGGAGCAAGCACCAGTGGTTCAGCGATGAGCGATGGTATGACCTGATCGTGATCCTGGATGATGCGACGAAGGAGATCTACTACGCACAGTTGGTGGAGGAGGAATCGACGCGGACGGTGATGGCGGGCCTGCGGCATGTGATTGAGTCGAAGGGTCTGTTCTGTGCGTTGTACAGCGACCGGGGCAGCCACTTTTTCGTGACGCCGAAAGCGGGCGGGAAGGTTGATAAGGGCCGTCTGACGCAGGTTGGGCGAGCGATGAAGGAGTTGGGCGTGCAGATGATCGCGGCCTACTCGCCACAAGCGCGAGGCCGGTCAGAGCGGAGCTTCGGGACCTGGCAGGGCCGACTGCCACAGGAGTTGCGGCTGGCGGGGATCACCACCGCGGAAAGGGCCAATGAGTTCTTGGCCGAACGTTACATTGGCGAGTTCAACGAGAAGTTCACGGTTGAGGCGAAGGAGACAGGGACGGCGTTTCGGAAGACGACGCGCGCCGATCTGAACTGGGTGTTCACGGTGCAGACTGAGCGCGTGGTAGATCGGGATAACACGGTGGCGATCGGCGACCAGAGCTGGCAACTGGAGAAGAGCCGTTTCCGCCACTCCCTGGCGAAGAGCACAGTGACCATTCACGAGCACCTGGATGGAACGGTGTCGATCCGATTTGGACCGCATGTGGTAGGCCGCTACACAGCCGAGGGCGCACGATTGCGGGACACTCGACAATCACGAAAGGAAGACTGTGGAAAAGGCGGGCCCGAGGAAGCCGAGGAAAACCGCGAGGCGGTTTCCCACGGCTCCCACCGTCCCTTGGAAATCCCGCCGAGCCGGGATTCCCACTTTCCCACCGCCCCGACGACGACGAGAAAGGTACGTCCGAAGACCCGGAAGCCGCCTTCGGCGAGCAGAAAAGGATCATCGGGTGCGGTCAACTGA